The genomic region GTCGCGACCGGCGCGGTGAGCACGAATCACGAGCACCAGTCCGAGAGCGCAGAGCACGATCGCGGCCACGATGACCGCGATGACCACCTGCTCACCGACGAACCAGCTGTTCACCAGCGCGGTCAGCTTCTGGTCGAGTGTGGTTGCCGCTTGTTGGCCGCCATTGCGCAAGAACCACAGGAACTGGCGCACGTTCAGCACGAATCCGCTCGGCCCCAAGGAGATGAGCACCACGAGCCAATACAGAGCTGTGGGGATGACCGCCCAGATGGCGGCCCACACACAACGCATCAGCCGCGCGCGCCACGGTTGCCCAGCTATGAGGAACCACGCGTAAACAAGCAGCGCCGGCGCGCTGAGCAACGCCACGAACTTCGTCTGCAGAGCCAGGCCAAGCATCAGGCCCGCGAGCCATGGCCGCTTGCGAAGAACGACGACCGCCCACGCAAGCAGGGCTGCTGCAGGAAACTCGCCCAGAACATCCACCGGGCCCTGAACGGGTGAGGGCAGCTGGTTCGTGCAGAGCACCAGGGGCGCCACGATGGCGAACAGCGCACCCCATCGCCCGCCGATGCGACGCCCCACAATCCACAACGCGGCGAGCAGGCCGATGTAGAAGAGGAGCGGAACGAGCCGGCCGCCGATCACAGGGTCGATGCCGGTGGCGAGCACAGCAGCGACAGGGAGCAAGACGACAGGGCCGGTCGAGATGCGCACGTCGAACGGTGCGAGCTGCCCCGAACTGAGCAGACCTGCGCTGGAGTAGCCGTGTCCGGCGAGCAGATTGAGAGGCACTGTGAGGTTGAATGCTTCGTCTTCCCAGAGCCGAGTCGTGACGAACTCGGGCACGATGACGGCGACCTGTGCCGCGACCACCGCTGCGAAGAGCACCCAGAACAAGACCGTCGCCGCGACCGCAGGCACCCGAAGGCCACGACCTTCGGGCGCGCTGGAGACGGTTTCGGTCCCGGGCGGAACGAGCGGAAGCTGCTCGCGGCTCACGCTGTCAGGTCCGCAGGGCGGGCCGGGGGCACCGGACGAGCGAGCACGTCGTATCGCCACACCTCTCGCGCTGCACGAGCGCTGAACTGCAGCAGCCGCTTGGGTGGCAGCTTCGGCTTCGCCGGGGCGGCGCCCCACATGGTGCCCGTGCTCGAATCGCCCCGACGAGGGATGCTCCGCACGGGTACGAACGCACGCGTGACGTGGTGCCGCTGCTCGGCGATGGAGAAGTGCACGTGAGGTACGAGCGCGTCGGAGGGGCAGGCATCCAACAGGCGACGCAGCGTGCCCGCGCGGTACAAGCGAAGCGGCGTGTTGACGTCGGGCACGCGACCGCGCGCCAGGACGGCAACCCCGAGCCCGACGGACCCCGTCAGCAGGCGCCGGAACCACGGCTCGTCACGCCCGGTGCGCACGCCGTGCACGACCTGCACGTGTTCGAGCGCATCGATGACGCGGGGAAAGTCGTCGCCCACGAACTGTCCGTCGCCGTCGACATGCAGCACGGCATCGGGATGCGTCTCCAGCCCGGCACGGTAGGCCGCAAGCGCCGTGGGCCCGTGCCCTTGATTCTTCGGGGAGCGCACCACGATCAGTTCGGGCAGCTCGAGAGCGAGGGCGTCGAGCACGTCGCCCGTTCCGTCCGTCGACCTGTCGTCGACGACCACGATGCGCAGCCGGTCGGTGTGCGGTCGCACCGCTTCAGCGACTTCGCGCACGAACTCGGGCAAGCCCTGCGCTTCGTTGTAGGCGGGCATCACCACGGTGAGTGCGGGCAGATGCATCGGCGGACCTTCGGGTGGCTACCCCAGTCAAGGGCGCAGGATGCCTTGCGGGGTTAGGGGTGAGCGTTTCTCGTTGTAGCGTAATGCAGTCATGATCACCTCAGAACGCCTGCGTCAAGCGGCCGGCCTCAGCGCACGGTTCCTCATTGTCGGCGCGCTGAGCACGGTGATCGAGATCGGCCTCTTCAACCTCTTCTTTCTGGCCTTCGGCTGGAGTCCGGTGTGGGCCAAGATCGCCTCGTCGCTGATCGCGCTCGTGAACGCGTACTTCGGCAATCGGGAGTGGGCGTTCCGGCATCGCGGCAGGCACGGCCGCCTGCGCGAAGCCATTCTCTTTCTCATCGTGAACGCGCTCTGCACTGGTCTGGGCGTGGCCATCGTGTGGGCGGGCGAGTGGATGTTCGGCCGCGGTCCGTTGGTCGTCAACATCGTCAACGTGGTGAGCATCGGCATCGTGGTGCTGGTGCGGTTCGTGCTGTACCACTGGGTGGTGTTCCCCGGGCACAAGGACGCCCGGGTCACTGCCCCTCAGGAAACTCCGGCGTAGCGTCGCCGACGCCTACTTGCTGCTCTTCCCGTCCGCCCCGCAGCCCGGCGTCGTGAGGGTGACGGGCGTTGGGTGTGCGAGTGCCGTCGTGTACACGCTCAGCGGGCCGTGGCTGCCGGATCCGCCGGTCATCGTGTAGCTCACCGAGAGCTTCTCCCCCGGCGACAGCAGCACGGAGATCTTCGCCACCGGTCGCCCGAGGTTCTGCCCCGTGTAAGTGGGCTTCACCGCCTGCCCGTTGACCTTGTAGTCGCTCATGGTGCCACCGACCGTGCCGTACAGCGTGACATCGATGGCCGTGCGGCCGTTGTAGAAGACTCCGATGACGTAGGAGGGGAGCGTGCTCACCGCGTTCGCCGGCGTCTTGTCGTCGAGCACGACCGTGCTGGTGAGCGTGGGCTTCGACGCCGTGCATCGGTTGCTCGTGACGGTCACCGACGGGTAAAGGTAATAGTCGAGCTTCGCCGCGGTCGTGTCATTGAGAAAGACGCCGACGCCGGTGGTCTTGGCATTGGTGGCGGGCAGCGTGCCTGCGAGCGCCGTCGGAGCGATGAGCTTCTGCTCCGCGGCATCCGCGCTCCAGAACAGCAGACGGTGCTCGGTGACGGCCTGGCTCAGCGCAGTGAGCATCGGCATCGTCTGCAGATTGCCCTTCTCGACCGTGTCGAACACCGATGCCGCCGCGGCAGCGAAGAAGGCGTCTTGCATCTTCGGATCGCTGTATCGGAAGTACACCTGGCTGAGCAGCAGCTGAACCGCATTGTCGCTGGTGAGCACGTCACCGGTGCTCAGCTTGATGGGGCCGGTGGCCTTGAGCAGATAGCTGAGCGCCACCGGATCGAATGACATGACGCCGTCGATGGGTGTGCTCGAGTGCTGCTTCCAGAACGCGCTGATCAGCCTCGCCGTGGTCGGAAAGTCGGCTGGCGTGGTGGTGTCTTGCATGTAGCGGCCGATCTTCGACCCATAGAGCGCCTCCATCGAGGGGTCGAGCGCGACGATCGGCTGGGCGAGGCCGTTGTCGAAGTCACTGCTGCTCGCCTGGGCGTCGATCGAGATCGCTCCGTCGGTCACGGTGACCAGAAGCAGAGCCGCCGGGTTTCCCGCCCAGCCACGCGTCTCGGCGTTGTTCTCGAACAACATCAGGTAGTGCTTGGTGCCATGCTCGCCGAGCGCGGTGGGGAGCACCTTCACGGCGGTCTGCACACCCCTGAGCTGCGGCGCCAACGAGTCGAGCGCAGACGAGAGCTGCTGCACTCCGGACTTCACCGGCCCGATGAGCCCCGACGTGTCGACCGTACGCAGGTCAGCCTGCGCTGCGTCGACGGCCTTCGCCGCACCGTTCACCGTGTTCGTGACCTTGCTGATCGCCTCGACGTTGATGCGACCGTTCTGCGGCTTGAACGAATCGAGTGAGAGAGCGGATGCCGGCACCGCCGCATTCGCCGCCACCGTGTTCGCCGAGTCTGCGGCGACCCGCACCGCGTGCAGGTTCGCTCCGATCACAGGCACCCATTCCACGGATCGCCAGAGGATGCCGTCGGTGGCGGAGGCGGCTTTCGACGTGTGCTGCTGCATGGTCTTCGCCGCGCTCTGAGCACTGGCCGTGTTGCCGGACAGCATCCCCGCCTCGACCTGTTTCGCCAGCGGAATCGCCGCCTCGAGTTCACTCCTGGCCGTCAACGCCTTCGGCACCAGCAATGCACCGACGACGACAACCCCGAGCACCACAACGACGATTCCGACCGGCACCCACAGCCTTGCGCTCTTCAGCAGCGGCCGTCGACGCTTGCGGCGGTGCCCGGTGTCCGGTGTGTCGTCCATTCCGAGGAGCTCGGCGAAGCCATCGGCCGGCTCACGTTCCGTCGGCTCAGGCTCTGCACGCGCACTCTCAGCAGCCGCACGTTCCGCGCGCTCGCGTTCGGCGCGTTCGCGCTCCCGCAGCTCACGCCGCGATTCGGGGGTGTCGGGCATCCGTCAAGTCAATCAGGCACAGCGAGTTTCAACCTGCGATCTCTCTCGGAGCAGGCGCCGCACGCCGTCCCCATTCATGGGTACATTCGCGCGGCATCCTGTCCAACCGGTGTGTGCAAGGGCTCGCCTGCTGCCAACTGGGCGGAGCGGGTCATCCCTTCGGCGTGAGTGCGGATCCTCCGCGAGAGGCGGATCGTGACGCACGGATGTGCGGCTCAGCCGCTACCCGAGCTCACCTCGGTTGCGACGGCGCCACCACAGCAGGCTCATCAGTGCCGCGCCGATGACCACCAGCACGCCTCCCCCGCCGACCAACGGCCAGATGTCGGAGCCGGTGCCGGGAAGGTTGCCGGCCTGCGGCGGAGTGGTTCCGGTCGGAGTGGGCGTGGGTGTCGGGGTGGGCGGTGTGGGCTCCGAGCAGGCGTCGTCGGAGACGGTGCGGTCGTTCGACAGCGCAGTCGCCTCGTTGTAGAAGCCGCCGCCCTCCTCCGTGCACTTCGTGCTGCCCGAGGTCCACGCGGAGTCTGCGACCGTGGCGTTCACGGTGACGACGAAGACGTCGCTCGCCGCCGCCGCCAACTCCCGCGTGCTGGTGAGCACCGCATCGGTGCCGCTGAACGTGCCGCTTGTGGGACCGGTCCAGCTCGCGCTGTTCACCGTGATGCCCGTTCCGAACGAGAGCGAGTCGGTGAGGTCGTATGCAGTCGCCACGTAGGTGCTCGCGTTGGTGACCGTGATGTCGTAGACGATGGTCCACGAGCCGTCGGCGTTCTGCGTGGTGCTGTGCACGGTCTTGTCGATCGTGACCCCCTGCTGAACGGCGTCGTTCTCGATGGTGCACGTCACGACCTGCCCCGGGTTCAGCGCGCTGAGCGTGGCGGTGCCCGTCGTGTCGCCGGCCTGCACCGTGGTGGATCCGCCTGAACTGTCGGTGCAGACCCAGTCCCCCGCCTCGAACTGACTGTCGTCGAAGCCCGAAATCGGTGCCTCGCTCAGGTCGTAGTCGACGCCAGCGGACACCGCGGTCGGCCCCGCGGAGCCGTTGCCGGTGACGGTCGGCGAGTCACCGCTCGCCGGCGCCCCCGTCAGCGTCCAGTTCGTCGCGGGTACCACTTCGCCGCCGACCTGTTTGACCAGGCTCAGCGTCGGAGCGACGTCATCGTTCACGAAGCGGCAGACCACGGTCTGGAGCGGGTCGAGACTGACTGTCGCTGCGGAATCGGCAGTGAAGGGACCGTCGTTGACGCTGCACGTCAAGGCGGTTTGCGTGTAGCCGGAAGGGCCCTGCTCGGAGAGCGCGTAGGTCTGGCCGGGCAGAACGTTGAACGATTCGCCGACGAGCGAGCCCGTCACGGTCTGCGCCACGACTCCGGAAGGCACTGTGCCGGTCGGCGTTGCGGTCAGCTGCCAGTCGCCCGGCACGGCCGACCCGCCGTT from Humibacter ginsenosidimutans harbors:
- a CDS encoding glycosyltransferase 87 family protein, with translation MSREQLPLVPPGTETVSSAPEGRGLRVPAVAATVLFWVLFAAVVAAQVAVIVPEFVTTRLWEDEAFNLTVPLNLLAGHGYSSAGLLSSGQLAPFDVRISTGPVVLLPVAAVLATGIDPVIGGRLVPLLFYIGLLAALWIVGRRIGGRWGALFAIVAPLVLCTNQLPSPVQGPVDVLGEFPAAALLAWAVVVLRKRPWLAGLMLGLALQTKFVALLSAPALLVYAWFLIAGQPWRARLMRCVWAAIWAVIPTALYWLVVLISLGPSGFVLNVRQFLWFLRNGGQQAATTLDQKLTALVNSWFVGEQVVIAVIVAAIVLCALGLVLVIRAHRAGRDTDALVRRAGAHTTAREVTLLLITAGVNLVVWVGWWSVSRTTPTWIRYPAPGLLVSIPIFAAAAVLSVRMLWLTASGRVQPAVSTGAAQAHERPAQGLPPLRWWRWMSAAVAALACVVIVLAAATSVQKHVVAAGQADYGETLPQQRDVAAQLANLDVRRFATPWGSQLGAILLSGVPFTSEQGPDAAELPAVLWTPELSDPGQAAFAAELHAVCADDAVRIASQYAVCRLK
- a CDS encoding glycosyltransferase family 2 protein, which gives rise to MHLPALTVVMPAYNEAQGLPEFVREVAEAVRPHTDRLRIVVVDDRSTDGTGDVLDALALELPELIVVRSPKNQGHGPTALAAYRAGLETHPDAVLHVDGDGQFVGDDFPRVIDALEHVQVVHGVRTGRDEPWFRRLLTGSVGLGVAVLARGRVPDVNTPLRLYRAGTLRRLLDACPSDALVPHVHFSIAEQRHHVTRAFVPVRSIPRRGDSSTGTMWGAAPAKPKLPPKRLLQFSARAAREVWRYDVLARPVPPARPADLTA
- a CDS encoding GtrA family protein, whose product is MITSERLRQAAGLSARFLIVGALSTVIEIGLFNLFFLAFGWSPVWAKIASSLIALVNAYFGNREWAFRHRGRHGRLREAILFLIVNALCTGLGVAIVWAGEWMFGRGPLVVNIVNVVSIGIVVLVRFVLYHWVVFPGHKDARVTAPQETPA
- a CDS encoding DUF4012 domain-containing protein, translating into MPDTPESRRELRERERAERERAERAAAESARAEPEPTEREPADGFAELLGMDDTPDTGHRRKRRRPLLKSARLWVPVGIVVVVLGVVVVGALLVPKALTARSELEAAIPLAKQVEAGMLSGNTASAQSAAKTMQQHTSKAASATDGILWRSVEWVPVIGANLHAVRVAADSANTVAANAAVPASALSLDSFKPQNGRINVEAISKVTNTVNGAAKAVDAAQADLRTVDTSGLIGPVKSGVQQLSSALDSLAPQLRGVQTAVKVLPTALGEHGTKHYLMLFENNAETRGWAGNPAALLLVTVTDGAISIDAQASSSDFDNGLAQPIVALDPSMEALYGSKIGRYMQDTTTPADFPTTARLISAFWKQHSSTPIDGVMSFDPVALSYLLKATGPIKLSTGDVLTSDNAVQLLLSQVYFRYSDPKMQDAFFAAAAASVFDTVEKGNLQTMPMLTALSQAVTEHRLLFWSADAAEQKLIAPTALAGTLPATNAKTTGVGVFLNDTTAAKLDYYLYPSVTVTSNRCTASKPTLTSTVVLDDKTPANAVSTLPSYVIGVFYNGRTAIDVTLYGTVGGTMSDYKVNGQAVKPTYTGQNLGRPVAKISVLLSPGEKLSVSYTMTGGSGSHGPLSVYTTALAHPTPVTLTTPGCGADGKSSK